In the genome of Drosophila pseudoobscura strain MV-25-SWS-2005 chromosome 3, UCI_Dpse_MV25, whole genome shotgun sequence, one region contains:
- the Tsp42A gene encoding uncharacterized protein Tsp42A has product MVRLCRGCRISHDCVLQINVVLLLAGLIFLMDVFNHMYVKYTLLREATVFPGVLMAWMFMMRFLTTAGYILNAIVGIRLARCPGLIKFASYMFFSLLLLLYTLSIAATRFVYRSRFELSATRMALLLWRNDKIGRLEEELGCCGRMGLIDYQISAEERHWASGACCGEPGCGGCSAKVIKYLWGIEVEVARDNFILFILLLVGAVVTMCHYKDVQLNTFGDPNDCGHESEEENQQEEEDEDSPWKSTRSDTETEASTLQ; this is encoded by the coding sequence ATGGTGAGATTGTGCCGTGGGTGTCGCATATCGCACGACTGTGTGCTGCAGATCaatgtggtgctgctgctggccgggCTCATCTTTCTGATGGATGTGTTCAACCACATGTACGTGAAGTACACACTCCTCCGGGAGGCCACCGTCTTCCCGGGCGTCCTAATGGCCTGGATGTTCATGATGCGCTTCCTCACCACGGCGGGGTACATCCTGAACGCCATCGTGGGCATCCGCTTGGCCCGGTGCCCGGGCCTGATCAAATTTGCTAGCTACATGTTTTTTAgcttactgctgctgctgtacaCCCTGAGCATAGCGGCGACGCGGTTTGTGTATCGATCACGCTTCGAGCTCTCCGCCACGAGgatggcgctgctgctgtggaggAACGACAAGATTGGGCggctggaggaggagctcgGCTGCTGCGGCCGAATGGGCCTAATCGACTACCAAATCTCAGCCGAGGAACGCCACTGGGCCAGTGGCGCCTGCTGTGGGGAACCGGGCTGCGGGGGCTGCTCCGCGAAGGTGATCAAGTACCTCTGGGGCATCGAGGTGGAGGTGGCCCGCGACAACTTCATCCTGTTCATATTGCTCTTGGTGGGGGCGGTAGTCACGATGTGTCACTACAAAGATGTGCAGCTAAACACGTTTGGAGATCCCAACGACTGCGGCCACGAGTCAGAAGAGGAGAatcagcaggaggaggaggatgaggattCACCCTGGAAGAGCACGAGAAGCGACACTGAGACCGAGGCGAGCACTCTCCAATGA
- the LOC6898666 gene encoding J domain-containing protein CG6693-like, with protein sequence MSVCGDSWLMFGTRDFYKVLDVSRGAMPRAIRSAAYQLIMAEHPGQRPAKQRRKALQKCHLVYRIMSILTNDKQRALYDSPSEFPPESASCELDLAFATALDLCACLLGNRQDRSGVCELFQKHYKGSQLELADIKAAYTLGKGCMDRLFIELPLMTVRDEPRIRKIIKKLIKSNELPEYSKFINESVEKRRRRRLKFAVYEAKSKTEKNEDGLPQI encoded by the coding sequence ATGTCTGTGTGCGGCGATTCGTGGCTCATGTTCGGCACCCGCGACTTTTACAAGGTGCTGGACGTCTCACGCGGAGCTATGCCGAGGGCCATACGCAGCGCTGCCTATCAGCTGATCATGGCGGAGCACCCGGGCCAGAGGCCTGCCAAGCAGCGCAGGAAGGCCCTGCAGAAGTGCCATCTCGTCTACAGAATTATGAGCATCCTGACCAACGACAAGCAGCGGGCTCTGTACGATTCCCCGTCCGAGTTCCCCCCGGAGAGTGCCAGCTGTGAGCTGGACCTGGCCTTCGCCACGGCGCTGGACCTGTGCGCGTGCCTGTTGGGAAACCGCCAGGACCGGTCGGGTGTCTGCGAGCTCTTCCAGAAACACTACAAGGGCtcgcagctggagctggcggaCATCAAGGCTGCCTACACGCTGGGCAAGGGCTGTATGGATCGCTTGTTTATCGAACTGCCCCTGATGACGGTCCGGGATGAGCCACGCATCCGAAAGATCATCAAGAAGCTGATTAAGTCCAACGAATTGCCCGAGTACAGTAAATTCATCAACGAATCCGTGGAAAAACGGCGGCGACGTCGCCTGAAGTTCGCTGTCTACGAAGCCAAGTCCAAGACCGAGAAAAATGAGGATGGCCTTCCACAAATTTAA